The following are from one region of the Anolis carolinensis isolate JA03-04 unplaced genomic scaffold, rAnoCar3.1.pri scaffold_18, whole genome shotgun sequence genome:
- the LOC134294644 gene encoding zinc finger protein 658B-like — MEEKVYKCIECGKSFSQHGNLKTHQRIHTGEKPYNCLECGQSFTQKGSLHRHQRTHTGEKPYKCLECGQSFTQKGSLHRHQRTHTGEKPYKCLDCGQSFTENGHLQRHQRTHTGEKPYNCLECGQSFTQKGSLHRHQRTHTGEKPYKCLECGQSFSHNSHLHRHQRTHTGEKPYNCLECGQSFTQKGTLHSHQRTHTGEKPYKCLECGQSFARSSGLRSHQRTHTGEKPYKCLECGQSFAHSSGLRSHQRTHTGEKTYNCLECGQSFTQKGSLHKHQRNHTGEKPYNCLECGQSFTHNSHLHRHQRTHTGEKPYNCLECGQSFTEKGTLHSHQRTHTGEKPYKCLECGQSFTQSSGLRSHQRTHTGEKPYKCLECGQSFTQKGSLHRHQRTHTGEKPHNCLECGQSFSHNSHLHRHQRTHTGEKPYKCLECGQSFSRNSHLHRHQRTHTGEKPYKCLECGQSFTEKGSLHKHQRTHTGEKPYNCLECGQSFTQSSGLRSHQRTHTGEKPYKCLECGQSFTQSSGLRSHQRTHTGEKPYKCLECGQSFTHSSGLRSHQWTHTGEKP, encoded by the coding sequence atggaggagaaagtatataaatgtattgaatgtggaaagagctttagtcagcatggaaacctgaagacacatcaaaggattcacactggggagaaaccctataactgcctggagtgtggacagagcttcactcagaagggaagcttacatagacatcaaaggactcacactggagagaagccctataaatgcctggagtgtggacagagcttcactcagaagggaagcttacatagacatcaaaggactcacactggagagaagccctataaatgcctggattgtggacagagcttcactgagaatggacacttacaaagacatcaaaggactcacactggggagaaaccctataactgcctggagtgtggacagagcttcactcagaagggaagcttacatagacatcaaaggactcacactggagagaagccctataaatgcctggagtgtggacagagcttctctcataattcacatctacatagacatcaaaggacccacactggggagaaaccctataactgcctggagtgtggacagagcttcactcagaagggaaccttacattcacatcaaaggactcacactggggagaaaccctataaatgcctggagtgtggacagagctttgctcgtagttcaggactacgttcacatcaaaggacccacactggggagaaaccctataaatgcctggagtgtggacagagctttgctcatagttcaggcctacgttcccatcaaaggactcacactggggagaaaacctataactgcctggagtgtggacagagcttcactcagaagggaagcttgcataaacatcaaaggaatcacactggggagaaaccctataactgcctggagtgtggacagagcttcactcataattcacatctacatagacatcaaaggacccacactggggagaaaccctataactgcctggagtgtggacagagcttcactgagaagggaaccttacattcacatcaaaggactcacactggggagaaaccctataaatgcctggagtgtggacagagcttcactcagagttcaggactacgttcacatcaaaggacccacactggagagaaaccctataaatgcctggagtgtggacagagcttcactcagaagggaagcttacatagacatcaaaggacccacactggggagaaaccccataactgcctggagtgtggacagagcttctctcataattcacatctacatagacatcaaaggacccacactggagagaaaccctataaatgcctggagtgtggacagagcttctctcgtaattcacatctacatagacatcaaaggacccacactggagagaaaccctataaatgcctggagtgtggacagagcttcactgagaagggaagcttacataaacatcaaaggactcacactggggagaaaccctataactgcctggagtgtggacagagcttcactcagagttcaggactacgttcacatcaaaggactcacactggggagaaaccctataaatgcctggagtgtggacagagcttcactcagagttcaggactacgttcacatcaaaggactcacactggggagaaaccctataaatgcctggagtgtggacagagcttcactcatagttcaggcctacgttcacatcaatggactcacactggggagaagccctaa